One segment of Castanea sativa cultivar Marrone di Chiusa Pesio chromosome 3, ASM4071231v1 DNA contains the following:
- the LOC142626815 gene encoding protein SRC2 homolog: MSQRTLDISSISAKDLKLKKVSCFSNMMGLYATVSIDGSSNSSEQKTPIDKNGGSYPIWNSPMKFIINDVPAAQQTVVVKLKAERIIRDKVIGGVRVPMKELLDNYDDSKGENHIRYTVVTPSGKAKGVLDLRLKFGELVNYPTGPGHGVVDVYQHPPAPAYGGYPPPVPAYGGGYPRPALAYGGGYPPAPAYGGAYVPAPGYGPYMPYTAPAAPVQQPQQRVIPGVVAAGVEAVISGAVKGLVTDTFSGDGSGFNFWI; the protein is encoded by the coding sequence ATGAGCCAACGCACTTTGGATATCTCTAGCATTTCAGCTAAGGACTTGAAGTTGAAGAAAGTGAGTTGTTTCTCCAACATGATGGGCTTGTATGCCACCGTTTCTATTGACGGTTCCAGCAACTCCTCTGAGCAGAAGACACCGATTGACAAAAACGGAGGCAGCTATCCAATATGGAACTCTCCCATGAAGTTCATCATCAACGATGTTCCTGCAGCCCAGCAGACCGTTGTGGTGAAGCTCAAGGCCGAGAGGATTATCCGAGACAAAGTTATTGGCGGAGTCCGTGTGCCCATGAAGGAACTGCTGGATAATTATGATGATTCAAAGGGTGAAAATCATATCCGCTATACTGTTGTTACCCCCAGTGGGAAGGCCAAAGGGGTACTGGACCTTCGATTGAAGTTTGGGGAGCTGGTAAATTATCCAACTGGACCTGGTCATGGGGTTGTGGATGTATATCAACACCCACCTGCACCTGCTTATGGCGGGTACCCACCACCTGTACCTGCTTATGGCGGCGGATACCCGCGGCCTGCTCTGGCTTATGGTGGTGGGTACCCGCCTGCACCAGCTTATGGGGGAGCTTATGTTCCTGCACCTGGATATGGTCCATATATGCCATACACTGCTCCGGCTGCACCGGTGCAGCAGCCACAGCAGCGTGTCATTCCTGGCGTTGTGGCGGCCGGGGTTGAGGCGGTGATCTCTGGTGCAGTCAAGGGCTTAGTCACCGATACCTTTTCTGGTGATGGTAGTGGTTTCAATTTTTGGATCTAG
- the LOC142627102 gene encoding calmodulin-like protein 3, whose amino-acid sequence MDPAELKRVFQMFDRNGDGRITKQELSDSLQNLGIYIPDRDMMQMIEKIDVNGDGFVDIDEFGVLYQTIMDERDEEEDMKEAFNVFDQNGDGFITVEELRSVLASLGLKQGRTVEDCKKMIKKVDVDGDGMVNFKEFKQMMKGGGFAALSSS is encoded by the coding sequence ATGGATCCTGCAGAACTGAAACGTGTATTTCAAATGTTCGATCGAAATGGAGATGGCCGGATCACAAAGCAGGAACTTAGTGACTCGTTACAAAACTTGGGCATCTATATCCCAGATAGAGATATGATGCAAATGATAGAAAAGATCGACGTAAACGGAGATGGGTTTGTCGATATTGATGAATTTGGGGTATTGTATCAGACAATAATGGATGAAAGGGATGAGGAGGAGGACATGAAGGAGGCATTCAATGTGTTTGATCAAAATGGTGATGGGTTTATCACTGTGGAGGAGTTGAGGTCAGTGTTGGCTTCCTTAGGGCTCAAGCAAGGCAGGACTGTAGAAGATTGCAAAAAGATGATCAAGAAGGTGGATGTGGATGGAGATGGTATGGTCAATTTCAAGGAGTTTAAGCAAATGATGAAAGGTGGTGGTTTTGCTGCCCTAAGTTCAAGTTAA